Proteins co-encoded in one Actinomadura luteofluorescens genomic window:
- a CDS encoding NAD(P)/FAD-dependent oxidoreductase: protein MAHVVIVGGGFAGVWSAAAAARVRGTRDLRITLIAPGDDLVLRPRLYEPEPERATVALKRILEPVGVEHMRAAVQDIDVDERTVTADGRKVGYDRLVLAAGSRLVRPGIPGAERMFDVDTLPGALRLRGHLRGRDGTTVVVGAGFAGLEIAAELAGRGRVVLVERAGEIAPDLGPGPRPVIEVALERLGVECRLGTTVTEVTEGGAMLADGTAIPADAVVWTAGLEANPLTSQIPGERDHLGRLKVGAHLRAHDAVFAAGDVAAARAEEGRLTMQSCQHATPMGKTAGHNAAADLLGVPLIDFAPAPYVTDVDLGAAGAVYTRGWDRLVALHGAEGKWVKRWIMDKIHPPVDDAGTILTHAGMVTTPIPF from the coding sequence CGGTGGGGGTTTCGCCGGGGTGTGGAGCGCGGCGGCGGCCGCACGGGTCCGGGGGACGCGGGACCTGCGGATCACGCTGATCGCACCCGGTGACGATCTCGTCCTGCGGCCCCGGCTGTACGAGCCGGAGCCCGAGCGGGCGACGGTCGCGCTGAAGCGGATCCTGGAGCCGGTCGGCGTCGAGCACATGCGCGCGGCCGTCCAGGACATCGACGTGGACGAGCGGACCGTCACCGCGGACGGGCGGAAGGTCGGGTACGACCGGCTCGTCCTTGCCGCGGGGAGCCGTCTCGTCCGGCCGGGGATTCCGGGTGCGGAGCGGATGTTCGACGTGGACACCCTCCCGGGCGCCCTGCGGCTGCGCGGCCACCTGCGCGGCCGCGACGGCACGACGGTCGTGGTCGGCGCGGGCTTCGCCGGGCTGGAGATCGCCGCGGAGCTGGCCGGGCGCGGGCGGGTCGTGCTGGTCGAGAGGGCCGGGGAGATCGCCCCCGACCTCGGTCCCGGCCCGCGGCCGGTGATCGAGGTGGCGCTGGAGAGGCTGGGCGTCGAGTGCCGCCTCGGCACGACGGTCACGGAGGTCACCGAGGGCGGCGCGATGCTGGCCGACGGCACCGCGATCCCGGCGGACGCCGTCGTGTGGACGGCGGGCCTGGAAGCGAACCCGCTCACGTCCCAGATCCCCGGGGAGCGCGACCACCTGGGCCGCCTGAAGGTCGGCGCGCACCTGCGCGCCCACGACGCCGTCTTCGCGGCCGGGGACGTCGCCGCCGCCCGCGCCGAGGAGGGGCGCCTGACGATGCAGAGCTGCCAGCACGCGACCCCGATGGGCAAGACGGCCGGGCACAACGCCGCGGCCGACCTCCTCGGCGTCCCGCTGATCGACTTCGCCCCGGCCCCCTACGTCACCGACGTCGACCTCGGCGCGGCCGGCGCCGTCTACACGCGCGGCTGGGACCGGCTCGTCGCGCTGCACGGCGCGGAGGGCAAGTGGGTCAAGCGCTGGATCATGGACAAGATCCACCCGCCGGTGGACGACGCCGGGACGATCCTCACCCACGCGGGCATGGTCACGACGCCGATCCCGTTCTGA